A genomic region of Pseudopipra pipra isolate bDixPip1 chromosome W, bDixPip1.hap1, whole genome shotgun sequence contains the following coding sequences:
- the LOC135405280 gene encoding zinc finger protein 436-like — MAPAAGQPRWRRRPAGAGVGGMSLAFPVGRRQIPCLSFLLPAPGPELRTESPEDKSPRETLVGEAVLKGSPAQEGSGEEKGRRSPRRRGSKAIPGCSEEERASLCREGSWSLRGSSDLEIPEQPPSREKPFRCLECGKSFRMSTTLLRHQHIHTGERPYTCGECGNSFRQSSTLCKHQRIHTGERPYSCGECGKSFSDSSNLILHKHIHTGERPYSCGECGKSFTQSSSLRKHQRTHTGERPYSCGGCGKSFSDNSKLILHKHIHTGERPYSCGECGKSFTQSSSLRRHQRIHTGAQPYSCGGCGKSFSDSSDLIRHKHIHTGERPYKCGECGKSFNQSSNLRRHQRIHTGERPYACGECGKGFWRNSSLHIHQLIHTGERPYKCLECGKGFQTSSTLLVHQRTHTDERPFHCTDCGKGFKQNSTLVTHRRIHTGERPYKCGECGKSFTDRSNLTQHKRTHQ, encoded by the coding sequence atggccccggctgcaggacaaccccgctggcgccgccgtcctgccggggccggagttggggggatgtccttggccttccctgtgggccggaggcaaatcccctgcctgtccttcttgcttcctgccccaggccccgaactgaggacggagagcccggaggacaaatccccccgtgagaccctggtgggagaggccgttttgaagggctccccagcgcaggaaggcagtggggaggaaaagggccggagatccccccgcaggaggggctccaaagccatcccagggtgctctgaggaggaaagagccagcctgtgccgggaaggcagctggagcttgagggggagctctgacctggagatccctgagcagcctcccagcagggagaagcccttcaggtgcttggaatgtgggaagagcttcaggatgAGCACCACCCTCCTTcgccaccagcacatccacactggggaacggccctacacgtgtggggaatgtgggaataGCTTCAGGCAGAGTTCCACCCTTTGCaaacaccagcgcatccacactggggaacgaccctactcatgtggggaatgtgggaagagcttcagtgacagctccaacctgatcctgCACAAGCatatccacactggagaacggccctattcgtgtggggaatgtgggaagagcttcactcagaGCTCCAGCCTCCGCAAACACCAGCGCAcacacactggggaacggccctactcATGTGGGggatgtgggaagagcttcagtgacaacTCCAAGCTGATCCTGCACAAGCatatccacactggagaacggccctattcgtgtggggaatgtgggaaaagcttcactCAGAGCTCCAGCCTCCGCagacaccagcgcatccacactggggcacaGCCCTACTCATGTGGGggatgtgggaagagcttcagtgacagctccgACCTGATCCGGCacaagcacatccacactggagaacggccctacaagtgtggggaatgtgggaagagcttcaatcagagctccaacctccgcagacaccagcgcatccacactggggaacggccctatgcatgtggggaatgtgggaagggcttctGGCGCAACTCCAGCCTCCACatccaccagctcatccacaccggggaacgaccgtacaagtgcttggaatgtgggaaggggtttcagaccagctccacTCTCCTcgtgcaccagcggacgcacacggatgagaggcccttccactgcactgactgtgggaagggcttcaagcagaactccaccctcgtcacccaccggcgcatccacactggggagaggccctacaagtgtggggagtgtgggaagagcttcactgaCAGGTCTAACTTGACCCAACACAAACGtacccaccagtaa